The Oncorhynchus mykiss isolate Arlee chromosome 10, USDA_OmykA_1.1, whole genome shotgun sequence nucleotide sequence aagtttgaaatatccaataaatgtcgttccacttcatgattgtgtcccacttgttgttgattcttcacaaaaaaattaagttttatatctttatgtttgaagcctgaaatgtggcaaaaggtcgcaaagttcaagggggccgaatactttcgcaaggcactgtatactgtacatccCTAATTATTATATTACCTATTTATATATCTCATCTCCTTTCTGCCTGTAGATTAAGAAGCAGCAGCAAGACATCATGGGTTTCCTAACTGTCAACAAGATTGACTTTAAGGAGTGTGACATCGTAACTAGTGAAGAAAACAGGAAATGGATGAGGGAGAACGTACCTGAGGACTTCCGACCAATGACGGGGGTCCCCCTGCCTCCACAGATATTTAATGAAGAACATTACTGTGGGGtgagtgttgtactgtactgacgCCTTCACAGTGTAGTGAAGCTTACTGTCTGAAGCTGATGAGAGGTCAAAGGACAGACAGTATGCTAGCAACTGCATAGTAAAGAAAAGTATGCTTTGATAAGCAAAAGTGCCTGGTTTATATTTTTTCTGTTCTAATTTAAGGTAGACATTCTCAACGTACTCTTTGAGAATATTGCAGCCTGGTACCTTTGTAGCAATTTGTGTAATaatgataaataataataaagttTATTTTAAGCGCTTTTCACCCAAAGTTACTTTACAAACACAAGAACATCAGCAGGGTAAAACAGATATAAAATCATGTATTCAAATAATTAAGAATATTAATATACCCAACATtaggaaacccccccccccccccccccgtcctttttgctctcagaacagcctcaattcgttgggtacggactctacaaggtgtcgaaagtattccacagggatgctggcccatgttgactctaatgcttcccacagttgtgtcaagttggctggatgtcctttgggactCATGCAGCTGAATTTTGAATATGTTGAAGTCTGTCCAGTGTTTTGGAGGGGAGTCTGAATGGCGTTGCAGTAGTCCATGCGTGATAAATCAAAGACGTGAATGAGGGTTTCAGCAGCGAGGTCAGTGAGAGAAGATCTGAGTCGTGAGATGTTTTGAGGTGGAAGATGGCTGCCTTGGTGATGTTCCAGATGTGGGGTTCAAATGACAGAGTTGGGTCAAATGTAACACTAAGGTTCCTGACAGTGGAGTTGGAGTGGATTGTGCAGCCGTCTATTGTCATGTTGAGTTGACCCAGTCTCTTGATGACGGAGTTGAGGTCCATGAGCATGATCTCTGTTGTAATAATTTTCTGAAACATACTTAGTGAGACAGCTACCTTTTGTATTGTCGTTGCAGAATTATGAGGCCTTCTTTGATGCCCGTGAGGAGCATGCAGTGTATGCATTCTTGGGCCTAACAGCCCCTCCAGGCTCCAAGGTAAAGATCAAGGCCTTATGGACATACTACGTCTGTCAAAACCACACACAGAGGACCATACTCATGTGCAAGTTACCAGTCCATCTATTTTGAATGATTGCTTGTTTCCGCTACTACCATGTATTTCACAGCTCTGTTGCCAAACAGAGGCAATGAAGGATGACCTGCAGGTCCAGACTGTTCTGTTGGCAACTGTAAAAATTGTTCCTGTGAAATTACATACACCTTTTGGTGGAAGCATAATTACAATTGGtctcaaccctggtgttgcaTCATTTTCTTAGCACTGTTTTCATACCACCCACAGGAAGCAGAGGCCTTGGCTGGACTGGAGCAACAGTAGCCGCATGGTTTTGATTAGCAGACCACAGTGCCCTCTCCTGTCATCCTCCATTCAGCTCTACAGCAGCTTGCCACTGCTCGTCTGGAAAACGTCTTCTCAGACCAATCATAGCGCTTTATTTTGTTGTGAAAGGTAATCAGAATGGTATCAAATTGACCAAATGTTGTGTTTTTTGACAATGTCTTTAAAGTGGTGACCTTGTACTGCTACAATAGTTCCAAGTCAATGCTGGGCAGTATCCCATGTTCAATATCATATTGAAATCAAGGCAGAATGAGTGCCCAAATACTAGGAATTTAGTAGATGACAAAGACATGCTTTGCACATATGAGAATATTTAATTCAATGAGATATTTTTCATGTTTGATAATAAAAGTGTTACTTTTACTACTCAGTCTCTCTTATTCTTACCCAGTTTCCTTGTTATTCTTGTTTAGCTCAAATTAACATTGCAAAGAATACCGTTGTCACATAATTGTTTCAGTTCTCCTTACATTCTAAATGGAATGCCACAGAAGGCAGAAGCTGAAAAGCAGGGGCAGTGAGTGTTCTAATTTTATTTCTAACAATGCTTCCTGTTTTTGACATTTGCTACTCAGAAGCTCAGTACAATTAGGGACAGCACATTACCGTGGCTGCTCACCAGTTAGAGAAATCTGTAGCTAACTTATAAACGTTGTATTAGTGGACAGACTAAAGGAACACCATCTATTATAAAAACAGAGGTAGGGATATTGTCAGTATCTGTCATGTGTTTTATACTATTTTATGTTTTATGTGACCTGGCAAGAGAATCtaaatatttatttatctttcGAACCTGATAGACTATGTCATGCTAACATGATTATTTGGGGTGGTTTCCTGGAACCAGATTAATGCTAGTCCTGTAATAAAATCTATGGAGAATCACAATTGAAATTGCTAGTTGAATTGAACAATTGCTTGTTGGTGTGGTTTACTGCTATGTTGTATTGAGACAATTTGCATTGTTATGTAGTGGTTGTCATGTTGGGAGAAGCCTTCATCAGAGTCTTCAGGTACAGGGAAGAGGATTGTGACCCCCATTCCACAAAGGCTCAGGAACTTCCACCACATCCTAGCCCCAATATAATTCTGACCCCAGGTTCAATGTCAGGTAAGCATTTGGGATTTGTCTGAAATGCTGCATGTTTTTCTGGATCAGTAGAATATGCTTTATCTTACAATGTTCATAGATGATGAGTATGATGTTTTATAattgttttcattttttattgCCATATTTTTAAATGTGCTTCTGGTGTATTGACTGCATAGGAAACATGGAAGGTCTGGTGCAGTCTGATCCTAGAGTGACAACCAGGCTCAGTGATGCCCTCACCATCCCCAATAGCCACTGTGATGACTATGGTGACCTGGAGCTCTATCGCTCCTGGTGCTGCACCACCTTCTGCAAAGACTACCCCGACCTGCAGCTCAGAGGGGACCATGTGGGAAACAGGAGCTCAGAGAGCCCGCGGCTGGAGAATGAGGGGTTCGAAGGACCACTTCTTCAATCTCAGGACCTGGGAGAGCTGGAGGCCTTGGAACCCACAGGGCCTGTGGAGCCTAGGGTGCAGGTGGAGTCCCAGCCCCTGCAGGATGAGGGTTGCCTGGTCATGGACAACAGCATCATCACCCTGAACAGGGAGCCTCTATCCAATTCCATGCTGAACGGCTATCTGGAGAGTAAGCTGCTGGAGGTGTACAGACAGCACATGCAGGACAGCCTGGCCCGGGGCAGCtctcccctggtccagacacctCCCCAGGGCCTGATACCAGCCCCAGTAATGCAGCTCAGCCTGCATCTCTGTCAGGACCACGGCCTGGACTCCAGTACGGCCCAGAGCATCGTCATCCACTACCTTAGCACCTACACCGTGGCTAGCTCCCACTTCAGCTCCCCCAACCTGCGCATCTCCAACCCTGAGCCTAGAAGAAAGCCCACCTGACTGAAACCAGCAGTAGTTTCACTTTGTCCTCCAACTAACATACTTGACAATGGTCTACAGTTTTAGTTTCGTTTTCTCTGTACTGAATCTGTATACTTGGTGGTCAGTTGTATTGCATTTGGTTCAAtaggtaaattaaattgattgtttGGGATGTAGATCCCTTCATTTTGTTGAATTGTTAGAAGAAATATCTTTAGAAAATGCCACAATGTCCATAATATCTACTTCATAAATGCGACCAGTTCCTATAATGCAATACTTGGGAGCCTGAGACAATCCCAAGCTTTCAAGTTGAAGGACAAAGAGGAGACAAACTGTAAGGTGAGGGATAACTTAGTTCTTGTAAGCATCTTGGTTCTTGTTTCTGAGAAATGATTCCTCACAGATATTGCAAATCTGAAATTATATTGTCATAACCACAGACTATTACTAAACAGTAAAAAATAGCTATTTTGCTATCTTGGTTGTCAGAAAGAGTTGGAAAATATTGACACCTGCTGTCATACATAAACATTGCATGTTAACTGCAAGTGTCACATAACATTTTGACAAGAAAGCACATTATACACATCGGTGTCAGATCAACATATCAAGCTCTGCCAAATTTGAAACGCTTTTTAATCTTAGATGCAACTGACTGAATAGAATACATGAATATGCTAAAGCACTGAGCTATTGCCGTCATGTCTTGTGGAGAATAAACTGGCCATTTGAATGGGTAGTGAAATTGactacactaagtgtacaaaacattaagaacaccttcctactattCAGTTGCACCCTCCACCCCCCTTTGCCCTaagaacagtctcaattcattggggcatggactctacaaggtgtcgaatgcattccacagggatgctgacccatgttgactccaatgcttcccacagttgtgtcaagttggctgaatgtcctttggatggtggaccattcttgaaacacacaggaaactgttgagtgtgaaaaacccagcagcgttgcagttcttaacacaagcaggtgcgcctggcacctactaccataccctgttccaGGGCactaaaatattttttcttgcccattcaccctctgaatggaacacatacacatgccatgtctcaattgtctcaaggcttaaaaatcatttttgaacctgtctccttcccttcatctacactgattgaagtggatttaacaggtgatacTAACAAGGgaacatagctttcacctggatttacctggtcagtctatgtcatggaaagagcatgtgttcttaatgttttgtccactcagtgtataaaagTATACTAAACATAAGGTGCATATCAGACACTTTCTGGTTTAGCCATGacaggttgttattttacctctGAGGAGGCCTATTGATCTAGATCACTGTCAATCATATCAAGTGAATGTCATGACTCAGGTGGGTAGCTTCATTTCAGAAATCCCCCTCTTAGGCATCAAAGGCAGGGATGTATGACTGGCAAGGTTTATGTGAGTGTGACTATATGATAGCATGTGCTAGAAATGCATGCATTTTTATTTTAGATGGGTGCATCTAATGTGAAAACCAGTATCGAGTGACTTTAAGCATGGTTAGTATATGCTGCTTGGGAGAGGATTAACAGTAAACCGGTGTGTGTGGGGAGCAAGTGCCAATGCCACCACTTCACACCCTGTCGGGAGCCACTGGGTCATCCACCAGCCAAGCCAAGGACTATTAGCATGGCACTGTTAGAGCAGCATAGGAGTGGGTAATGGTCAATGATTATGGTGCCCATGCCTCTGATAATTTACCAGAACCAAATGTTCATGTTTATGAATTTTGATGCCATTTTACACCATATAGTGAGACGTATGGGGAGACTTCAATAAAGATACAAGAAATGGGCAGATCTCCAAAGAGTTAGTAATAGGCTTAGCAGGGAAAGATGTCATCATCACCCAGCACAGTGAGGACTGAATTATTAACCATATCCTGGTGGGACTCAGTGGAATGAAGTTCGAGGGCCTGTAATGATGTGTTGTGCAACAGAATCATGTAGTGTGCTCACACCATATATAGttgattgtagttgtagtagttatTTTGGCTATAGGTCGATAAGTATCTACACAAGGTGTATTTTCCATATAATAAAACATGGGAACATCAGAAAGAAATGATAAGCACATACCCCAGCATTTGTCATGATGTGGTTTTACAGTAACTGAGATATTTGTAACTAACTGAAAAAAAAGACTGTCATTCAATTGTAtcttgcatgttttgtttgagtcATTACTTCAATGTAAATTGCAGGGTGACCCAGTTTTAATATGCCCCCCCATACAGGCATTGATGCAAGCATCACTAGGTTTCTATTGGTTAAAACACAATGGCTTCGGTTCTGTTCCTACTCATATTGGTTGGAACTGGAAACAGTTAAGGGGGTGAACATATTCCTGataaaaaaggttaaaaaaataaaataatatgctTAATTTTTATGCCTTACGTTCAGCTGCCAATGTTTCTCTATAAAGGCATCAGGTAATTATATATTATTGCACCATTCCCTGTGTCTCTGGAATGAAGCATGTGATGCTGCGGTGTgcaggggagggaggggttgaAAGACTTTCTCACTCAGAGAGAGACTCGCTTCTCTACACAGTACAGTGGGGTCGGCAGGTAGGCtactgttgagtgtgtgtgtgtgtgtgtatgagagagagagagagagaaagaggcggcTGAGTCGTTTCTGTGAGCGCGTGGACTGCACCATAGCATTCCGTACCCAGGATACTGTCACCAGCCATGCCTTTACCCAGTAAGGTGCACTTATATTATTTGATCTCTGGTATACCGATGCAACATTTCTGATTTGCGACACCCGATTTTCATGCTCTATCAAGTCCTTGTTTGAAGGATTTGAAGACATCGATGATGGCCCTCGTGATGGAACCTATAAGCAAATGGACACCTAAGCAAGTGCTGGATTGGATGAAAGGTAATGATTATAAAACATGTTTCTTTTCATTTGCATGATACTGACAGAATACATTTTGAAGCGACTAACATGGATATGTGTAAATTTGTTATATTTTATCTGAATACGTGGTTTAATAAATTGGGGCTGATTTGAGCTAAAACGCTGCTATTCTTTGCATTGAAATATTGATCGTGTGCCATTTTGTGTATCCGACCCTGATGTAGAAGCGCGCTATTCAGTGTTTCCTAATTATCGCCCTGGCCTGATGTAGGCTACGCATTTGTAGAACACCAACCAGATACTCAGACCAACTTATTATGCTACGTGTAAAGGTGTTCAACAGTCAGTTTACCTATAAAAGGTTCACATGTAGATTACCTCATACCATAAAGACtgcgtgccccccccccccccccctctctaacgcatacacacacacacacacacacacacacacacacacattgaataaGTGTTGGCATCAATTGAGGCGTTTGCAAAActagcaccatggacagcgaacCTACCTTATTTGATAATACGTTGACAGAGACTATGATTTACATTGCTACAAAAATCCACCATTGTGGGTAGTGATAAGGAACACATTGCAGGTTACAAGCTAATCGAACTGGACAGCAGCTTTTGCAACCACAATTGTCAATTTCACCTTTAAGATATGCCTTAACTGAACTCAAAATGGTTGGCGTTACGATGTTCAGTGTGTTTTGAAGAGTTCTCCACTATCTGCCTTAACATTCATATTTCTATGAGAGAAAATATACCTACCTATAGTTGCTTTTATTATATAGTGTGGGCTAAGTGCACAGCTGAGGTGAAGTACCCCTTAGGTAAGACCAAGTGGATGACAAAACAATTGTTGCGCTACATTACCTGCCATATTGTGTGTACTGTTATGTTAGTAGTGGCAGACTTCTGTCATTCTGGAGGTGAAACGCTAATTGACAACAAGCCTTCATTGGAAAGAAAGGTGAGCATGAGTAACTTAATGCTTATACATCCAAATGGTTGAATGACGATCAAAAGAA carries:
- the LOC110533818 gene encoding SH3 domain-binding glutamic acid-rich-like protein isoform X3; the encoded protein is MTSVAGRIKKQQQDIMGFLTVNKIDFKECDIVTSEENRKWMRENVPEDFRPMTGVPLPPQIFNEEHYCGNYEAFFDAREEHAVYAFLGLTAPPGSKEAEALAGLEQQ
- the LOC110533818 gene encoding SH3 domain-binding glutamic acid-rich-like protein isoform X2 — its product is MLCSLGFWGVNQTAMVIKVFIASSSGSTAIKKQQQDIMGFLTVNKIDFKECDIVTSEENRKWMRENVPEDFRPMTGVPLPPQIFNEEHYCGNYEAFFDAREEHAVYAFLGLTAPPGSKEAEALAGLEQQ
- the LOC110533818 gene encoding protein CXorf21 homolog isoform X1 translates to MLGEAFIRVFRYREEDCDPHSTKAQELPPHPSPNIILTPGSMSGNMEGLVQSDPRVTTRLSDALTIPNSHCDDYGDLELYRSWCCTTFCKDYPDLQLRGDHVGNRSSESPRLENEGFEGPLLQSQDLGELEALEPTGPVEPRVQVESQPLQDEGCLVMDNSIITLNREPLSNSMLNGYLESKLLEVYRQHMQDSLARGSSPLVQTPPQGLIPAPVMQLSLHLCQDHGLDSSTAQSIVIHYLSTYTVASSHFSSPNLRISNPEPRRKPT